From Manihot esculenta cultivar AM560-2 chromosome 18, M.esculenta_v8, whole genome shotgun sequence:
ATTCTCAAGGAGGATGATATCCATCAACGCATGGAGGATGATCTTGCTCAAGTCTCTTCTGTGCTTTCTCTTCCCAAACATGAGGCAAGTATCTTACTCTGTTTCTTCAATTGGTCCCCCACTAAACTCCATGATTCTTGGTTTTCTGATGAGTCTGGTGTCCGAGAAAAAGTGGGCTTGTTTCATAAACCACTTTTGCATCATGAAATTTTCTCAATTGATCCTGCAATCATCACTTGTGGTATTTGTTTCGATTCCTACCCTTCTGATAGTATCAGCTCCGCTGCCTGTGGCCACCCTTATTGCAACGCTTGCTGGTCTAGTTATATTAGCACTTCTATTAATAATGATGGTCTTGGTTGTTTGATGCTTAGATGTCCTGACCCATCTTGTCGTGTTGCTGTGGGTCAGGACATGGTCGATTTATTGGTGTCCAGAGAAGATAGAAACAAGTATGCTAGGTGCTTTGTTAGGTCTTACATCctagaaaagaagaagattaaGTGGTGTCCTGGTCGTGACTGTGATTGTGCTATCGAGTTTTTTGATGGGGATGCAGGCTTTGATGTTACTTGCCATTGTTTTACTAGTTTTTGCTGGAATTGCGATGATGAAAGTCACCGTCCTGTGGATTGTGAGACTGTGAAGAAGTGGATTTCCAAGAACCAGTCAGAATCTGAAAACGTTAATTACATACTAACTTACTGCAAGCCTTGTCCTAACTGCAGAAGACCAATTGAAAAGAACCAGGGTTGTATGCACATGACTTGCAGGGTCTGTATGTATAGCTTTTGCTGGTTATGTCTTGCTCCATATGAAAATCATGGACAATGTAATGGATATCTGGATAATGCAGTGAGGAAAAAAGAGATggcaaagcaatctttagagaAATATACACATTATTTTGAACGATGGGATGCCAATCGAAAGTCAAAACTAAAAGCACTTGCAGATTTTCAACATATAAAGGATGTGAAATTTAAAAGGCTTAGTGAGATACAAGGCATACCTGAAGACAATATGGATTTCATAACGAAGGCATGGCTGCAGGTGGTTGAATGTAGGAGAGTGCTGGAATGGAGTTATGCATATGGATACTACCTGCCAGAAAATGAGCTTGCTAAGAAACAGTTTTTTGAGTACTTGCAAGGGGAGGCAGAGTCTAGACTGGAAAAGCTTCATGATTGTGCAGAAAAAGAGCTGGAACAGTTTCTTGATTCTGATGGCCTATCAAAGGATTTCATTAAATTCCGGACAATGCTACTTACTCTTACCGTTGTTACTGGAGACTACTTTGAGAAGCTGGTAAGAGTATTGGAGAATGGCCTATCTGATGTGGTCTCTCACGGGGCTAGCAGCTCGCCAGAGGAAGCAGAAGACTATTGGttttgtgatctttgcacttatGCCAATCCTGGGTCTGTCCTGGAATGCCAGATGTGTGTCTCGCTTGATGAAGATGAAGTTTAGAGATAAAGATTCTTCAGTACAAGATACATGCGCAACTTAGATTAGCTAAGTTCTCTGTAGTCTCACTCTCGATTGGCCAGACAGGTTTAGGAATAACCTGTGCCTTTAGGAATAACTTGTGCCTTTGTTACTGATCctatatatatttgtatatgCTCAGAACACCATTTCTATTTTgccatattaaaatattcttcatGCTTCTgtcaagattttaaattttgcaACTTATGTAGCAATATCCAGGAATAATGGAGGTATTTGATTGATCAGGCATGCACAAATTCTGAAAGCATATATCCAATTTTTCTCTGCTAATCAACTATGCTTAGATTAGAAGCAATTGCATAAAGCTCATATTATCTTCACCCCAATTTTTATCATTGAGCAAGTGAAGTTTATGAGCAATCTTGTAAACTTGAACCCCAGTCCTTTTCTGGCAATCCATATTGCAAGTCATCTCTAAATTCATTGATatcttttgaaatttaaatatatgtttctGAGATTTACATGATACTTATCCTCCTTAAGTTTGCCTTTTGCAGCAATTTGAATGCTTTTCCAGTTTGCCCACAAGAGCTAatgtttttctatttttgttCTGTTCTGCTTAAAATTCGTTTCTAACACTTTTGCTCTTTTCCCAAAACTGGGAATTCGATAGGCAACAAAAGGACAGTCATCTGAAACAAAATTTGGATGTGCTCAATGATCATGGGAAATTTAAATGGGTATTAATGCTATCTCTGATCTTTTCCCATTTATTATGGAAATTCTGTCTCTGCTTTTTCATTTGTGTTAGAAAAATCATAGCTACACCAtccattgtttcttttctttttttttttttccaaatttcATTAGTTTTTCACTACGACTCAAATGCTAGACTTTTAAGTGCACTCTATTTCTTGTCggaaaaaagaaagcaaaaacatttaaaattggGGCTGTAGGTTTGTGTTGGGAGTTCTAGGTGGACAAGAGCATCACCATTAAAAGACTTGCTATTTATGTTTAAACTCCATGAGCTGCACAATGAAATGAGCGCTGCTATTTTtggttattttttatcaattagaaATAACCTACTTAACCAATTTGAATCCTTATAAGGAATATATGTTATGGTGATTTGTattctaattaattttgattcctGTTTTGTGTTCACATGAAACGTTAGGTATTCAGAGATGAGAGTAAAGACTAGGCAGAGTTTGTTAATCAGCTCTCCCTTTTCCGTTCTCTATGTTTCTCTTGGTTTTCCCCATTTTCCTCCTCTTTCTCTGCTACCAATCACTCTTGTTTATATATTTACAGAAACTCAAATGTCTAATATAGATAACATAAACCACATCTACATATGTATAGTTTGGATCCCAGATTTGAAAGGTTCAGTTTCGTTCCATTCACAGTTTGAAGCAAACCATGGCCAGACCTACAGCTGTAATATTGAAATGGATTGTGCTGACATGAAAGAAATATTTATCTATACCGAGTTGTATGCATACTCATCAAAATagcattttattaatttgaatttatgtCATACTATGACTTTAGCTCCTGTTTATTCATTAGTAGATACATACTTGGATGCATGTAAAAGTTATTCATGGATGAAGGAAAATCATCTATATGTTTTTGGTTCATGATCATTATTATAATAATCATGATTCCTACGAGCTTTTCAAGCCACAAAACTGTAGGATCATTAAGCAATAAGATACACGCCAACGCATGGAAGAAGATATCTCTGACATCTCTAGTGTCCTCTCTATATCGAAAGATGAGGCAGCAAATTTAATGATCTTCTGTTCGTTGATGAGTCTAAAATCCGTAGGGAAATAGAAGCTTGTTAGAGATTGTAATTATAGTCTGTTTGAATCCTTTTCTTCTGATGACAATGGCTCTTCTGTCGGTGCACGGTGATCCTTActataagaaaaattatttcatgTAACCCTTGTGTGTACATATACAACGGCCTTCATGGGTGCCAAGTATATATGCACTGATGACATGCACATTCCTCTGTTACCTGCCTTCTCCGCCAATATCACCAACTGAGAGTTTTGAGAGATCGAATATAGACGCAGAGGAAACAAGCACAGCTCCAGCAAAACAGGCAAGATCCAAACTCGTAACCAGAGGTACTTTCTTGAATTTTTCCAACAATCCCACTTGAAGGATCATAATTGCAGCATACCCAATTCTATACTTTGCTTGGGTAACTGACTCCATCTGCACCCACGATGGAAGAAACTGAAACAGACACGGTGCTCAGTCAAAACCTTAATATTCAGCAATATCAGAGCCAAAGATAAAAACAAACTCGCGCTTACCTTCAAATAGAAAAGTCCAAAAAAGTTTGATTCTGGCAGCCATTGCCTTTTTGCTTTTGAATGATTTGGTCCTACAAGGATGACATGCAGCCCAACCCCAAATATAAGCATGGCTGTGCCTACCAAGGATAGGTCTGCATAAAAGAAAGAACTCTATGGTTCAGTGAACTGAACCATAGAGATGGTGAAAGAAAACAATCAATGTTTATAAGGTGGTAGAATATATATACCAATGGCTTCTATAAGCAACTGCACCATTTGTCCTTGATCTGAACTCTGAGATAACGAACTAAAATAGTGAAAGTATGATTCCAGAATGAGAGAGCAACCCTGCaatatttgatgtgaaaaatgtcTTTGTTAGAGAATGATAAAAAAAGAGCAAATTTTAAACAAAACACAAGTGATTTTTCTTTCAGTTAggttattttcaataatgaaAATGATAATTACCTCCAGAAAACACAATACTGAACTAAGCAAGGATCCTGCAATTGCAAACAATGTAAAGAACCCACAACCAATTATGGCCTGCATGAGGACAAAAAAATTTGCAATAGAATAAGCATAGATCCATATTTACCACAGGAGCTAAGTGATTAAAATTTGTCCATTTTTAgaataattaaaagatttttttttataacaaatgCCCTCAAGGCACTGATTaagaaacaattaaattattttaactgCCTAGCTATATCTAGTTTtataattattctaaaattttataataattaacagTAAATCATAATTACAGAAGATGACCAACGAACCTTTTCAATGAACATCTGGGGGCTTTTTGTAAATTTAGGGGTGGAAAACTTTTTATTTGTGGATTTAGGGTTAGGATAAAAGTATTTGCGGATTTGGGGTTGGGATGACAGGTGGCAGCCGAAAAGCTTGTTTGGCGCCTATTTGACAGGCGCCAGAgcctggcgccactttaagtggcgccagaccattattttattattttatttttttaaatggtctGGCGCCACTCACAATGGCGCCAGAccattatttttgtaattttttttttaaaaaaaaaatggcctggcgccactcaaagtggcgccaggccttaatttttttataaatttttttaattattaaaatattataattatattaattaatatattatttttatattatatttttattataataatattttataatatattttattaattttaatatatttttataataatattataattaaataatattaattataaatttatttatttgatattaaatatgtataaaaatattaaattaaataattaataaaaaaataaattaataaattaatataaatatttaaaattataaaaattaaatttatttttattaagctGATATT
This genomic window contains:
- the LOC110607169 gene encoding uncharacterized protein LOC110607169, yielding MATTRSLRSRRPLGHVPPPGSASSPVTAVKCIGKSTAGLLGGEKMVSGADDERKSTATAVKASVAVKESLINAEPRVDEGIDLASLLANVGNALFKVLRPAVKRKPWNLQVQMFIEKAIIGCGFFTLFAIAGSLLSSVLCFLEGCSLILESYFHYFSSLSQSSDQGQMVQLLIEAIDLSLVGTAMLIFGVGLHVILVGPNHSKAKRQWLPESNFFGLFYLKFLPSWVQMESVTQAKYRIGYAAIMILQVGLLEKFKKVPLVTSLDLACFAGAVLVSSASIFDLSKLSVGDIGGEGR
- the LOC110607168 gene encoding probable E3 ubiquitin-protein ligase ARI8, whose product is MYAKTNAPEEEEEETSVDCFSDGFDYAYFDDAVSTDDLFLESNYADDCHDHDHHASHSSSSHIIIKHQNYRILKEDDIHQRMEDDLAQVSSVLSLPKHEASILLCFFNWSPTKLHDSWFSDESGVREKVGLFHKPLLHHEIFSIDPAIITCGICFDSYPSDSISSAACGHPYCNACWSSYISTSINNDGLGCLMLRCPDPSCRVAVGQDMVDLLVSREDRNKYARCFVRSYILEKKKIKWCPGRDCDCAIEFFDGDAGFDVTCHCFTSFCWNCDDESHRPVDCETVKKWISKNQSESENVNYILTYCKPCPNCRRPIEKNQGCMHMTCRVCMYSFCWLCLAPYENHGQCNGYLDNAVRKKEMAKQSLEKYTHYFERWDANRKSKLKALADFQHIKDVKFKRLSEIQGIPEDNMDFITKAWLQVVECRRVLEWSYAYGYYLPENELAKKQFFEYLQGEAESRLEKLHDCAEKELEQFLDSDGLSKDFIKFRTMLLTLTVVTGDYFEKLVRVLENGLSDVVSHGASSSPEEAEDYWFCDLCTYANPGSVLECQMCVSLDEDEV